From Nerophis ophidion isolate RoL-2023_Sa linkage group LG15, RoL_Noph_v1.0, whole genome shotgun sequence, one genomic window encodes:
- the rbis gene encoding ribosomal biogenesis factor: protein MGKNKPKGKQTCVFQVATKHLKAKNKAKPVRTTLKHIKAVKNETVENLNQIFSEIQRDVASVSKSVAPEPKKQTQVVKEPPKEPVNVDSAAQLFSQL, encoded by the exons ATGGGcaaaaacaaaccaaaggggAAACAGACGTGTGTCTTCCAAGTGGCCACCAAGCACCTAAAAGCCAAAAACAAAGCAAAACCTGTGAGGACGACACTCAAACAC ATCAAAGCGGTGAAGAACGAGACGGTGGAGAACCTCAATCAGATCTTCTCAGAAATCCAGAGGGATGTGGCCAGCGTTTCCAAAAGTGTGGCGCCAGAACCCAAGAAACAAACACAG GTCGTCAAAGAACCGCCGAAGGAACCTGTGAACGTCGACAGTGCTGCTCAGCTCTTCTCTCAGCTGTGA